A stretch of DNA from bacterium:
TCTGTCTCGTCTCGTTGGCCGGGCTCCCGCCGGCCGGCGGCTTCATCGGGAAACTGTATCTGTTCCGGGCGGCGCTCGCGGCCGGCCAAACCGGCCTCGCGGTCGTGGGCGTCCTCACGAGCGTGGTGTCGGTGTTCTATTATATGCGCGTCGCCTACACCGTGTTCTCCGGCGAGGCGCCGGCGGACGTGACGGTGCGGCGGAGCGCGATGGCCGGGGCGGCGCTGGCCGCGGCCGCCTCCGGCGTACTGATCTACGGGATCGTTCCCGCGCGGCTGACCGCCGCCGTCCAGCAGGCTGCCGCGCTGCTCAAGTAGAACTTACCGGGTACGCTATGCCCACCGTGTTGCGCGCCGTGGCTCTGATCCTCTTAATTGTTCTTGCCGGCGCAATCTTCCTCAGCAAGCTTCATCGTATCTATCGGCTCATTCGGCTGGGACGCGGGCCCGTGCCGCTCGCGCCGCTGTCCGCGCGGCTGCGGGACTTGGCGGTGCAGGTGCTCTTGCACCGGAGGGTGCTGCGGCGGCCGCTGTTCGGGCTGCTGCACCTGTTCATCTTCTGGGGGTTTCTCGTGCTGCTGACCACGATCGTCCAGGCCGCCGGCGAGGTCATTCAGCCGGGCTGGACGCTGCCGTGGATCGGGGCGTCGCCGCTTCTCGCCGTGGTGCAGGACGTCTTCATCGCCTTGGTGCTGGCCGGCGTCGGGATGGCGGTGTGGTCCAGGGTGGTGCTCCGGACCAAGCGTCTCGAAGGGCAGGATCGCCGCGGCGCCTATCTCATCCTGATCCTGATCGCCGGCATCATGGTCACCCTGCTGGTCTCGCGCGGCGCCCAAGTCGTGCTCGAGCGGCCGGCGTGGGGGCCGAGTGCCTGGCTGTCGAGCCTTGTCGCGCGGCTCTTCGCCGGGGCGACGGCGGCGTCCGTGCGGGCCGTCTACGAGACCGCGCTGTGGGGGCACCTGCTCATCGTGCTGTACTTCCTGACGTTGATCCCCGACGGAAAGCACCTGCACCTGGTGAGCCTCGTCCCAAACATCATGCTGCGCAAGGAGCGCCATCGAGGCGCCCTCGAGCCGATCGACATCGAGCACGCCGAGGTGGTCGGCGTTTCATCGCCGGAGCATCTGACCTGGAAGGATCTCCTGGACACCTTTGCCTGCATGGAGTGCGGCCGCTGCACCGAGGTATGCCCGGCCAACAGCACCGGCAAGGAGCTCGACCCCCGGCGGCTCCACACCGATCTGCGCAAGATGCTCGCCCGGACCGGCGACGCCGCCCCCGCGCTGGTCGGCGGAGTGTTTTCCGACGATTTTCTCTGGCAGTGCCTGACCTGCGGGGCGTGCGTGGAAGAGTGTCCGGCAACGAACGACCACATCGACAAAATCGTGGGCATGCGCCGGCACCTGATGATGGAGCAGGCGCGCGTGCCCAAGACGATTGAAGAGGCCAATCGGAGCCTCGACGTGCGGGGCACGCCGTTTCGCGGCGCCGGGATCACCCGCACGGCGTGGGCGGACGGCCTGGACGTTCCGATCGTGAGCGACGGTCAATCCCCGGAGTGGCTGCTGTGGGTCGGCTGCGCCTCCGCGTTCAACGAGCGAAATCACGCGCCGCTCCGAGCCCTCGTGGACCTGCTGCGGCGGGGAGGCGTGGAGTTCGCGATCCTCGGGGATGCCGAGCAGTGCACGGGAGACCCGGCGCGGCGGATGGGCAACGAGTACCTGTTTCAGACCCTCGCCCAGAAGAACATCGACACGCTGCGCCGCCACGGCGTCTCTAAGATCCTCACGGTCTGCCCGCACTGCTACAACACCCTGAAAAACGAATATCCGCAATTCGGCGGGTCGTTTGACGTGCAGCACTCCACGCAGATGCTGGCGCGGCTGGTGGCCGAGGGGCGCCTGACGCCGGGCGCTTCGGTGGAGGGCACGATTACATACCACGATCCGTGCTACCTCGGCCGGCACAACAGCGAGTACGAAGCGCCGCGGCAGGTGCTGGGGGCGCTGCCCGGGGCGCGCCTCGTGGAAATGGAGCAGTGCCGCGAGCGGGGCTTCTGCTGCGGAGCCGGCGGCGGTCTCTACTGGGTGGACGAGCGCGTGGGGCGGCGCGTCAACCACGTGCGGGGCGACCACATCACCGAGACCGGCGCGGACGTCGTGGCGACGGCGTGTCCCTTCTGCATGATGATGCTGGAGGAGAGCAAGGCGGCCAAGGAAGCCGCGTGGCGTCCGATGGACGTCGCGGAGCTCGTGCGGAAAAGCGTCGCCGACTGACGGACGACGGCCCTTCCGGCCTGCGTTTCGCAGGCCATAGGAAGGGCCGCCATGGCTACCGTGCTACTGCATACCGGTTTCGTGGTCTTGCAGGACACCCCAGGAGATCAAGTCGCTGTCCGTAGTAGAGGCGTTGATGTTCGGGGCGACGTCTTGGCCGCTGCCACCGTGCGCGAAAACGGGGGCCGCCATCAACACCAGAAACACCGCGAGCACCAGCAAGCCCAGTGCCTTGCGAATCGTATTCATAGCGGTTCCTCCTCCTTTCACGAGATATTCATTTTGCCCGGCGGATGGGTTGAATCAAACGTGTCGTGGGGGGAGGAACGGCGTGGACCGAGGAAGCGGGCGGCCCTCCCGGGGGTGGGGGGCTGTGCGGAAGGGCCGCCGCGCCTCGGATTGCATCAACCGAACCTAGCCT
This window harbors:
- a CDS encoding heterodisulfide reductase-related iron-sulfur binding cluster → MPTVLRAVALILLIVLAGAIFLSKLHRIYRLIRLGRGPVPLAPLSARLRDLAVQVLLHRRVLRRPLFGLLHLFIFWGFLVLLTTIVQAAGEVIQPGWTLPWIGASPLLAVVQDVFIALVLAGVGMAVWSRVVLRTKRLEGQDRRGAYLILILIAGIMVTLLVSRGAQVVLERPAWGPSAWLSSLVARLFAGATAASVRAVYETALWGHLLIVLYFLTLIPDGKHLHLVSLVPNIMLRKERHRGALEPIDIEHAEVVGVSSPEHLTWKDLLDTFACMECGRCTEVCPANSTGKELDPRRLHTDLRKMLARTGDAAPALVGGVFSDDFLWQCLTCGACVEECPATNDHIDKIVGMRRHLMMEQARVPKTIEEANRSLDVRGTPFRGAGITRTAWADGLDVPIVSDGQSPEWLLWVGCASAFNERNHAPLRALVDLLRRGGVEFAILGDAEQCTGDPARRMGNEYLFQTLAQKNIDTLRRHGVSKILTVCPHCYNTLKNEYPQFGGSFDVQHSTQMLARLVAEGRLTPGASVEGTITYHDPCYLGRHNSEYEAPRQVLGALPGARLVEMEQCRERGFCCGAGGGLYWVDERVGRRVNHVRGDHITETGADVVATACPFCMMMLEESKAAKEAAWRPMDVAELVRKSVAD